The following nucleotide sequence is from Zea mays cultivar B73 chromosome 1, Zm-B73-REFERENCE-NAM-5.0, whole genome shotgun sequence.
aagttccattagcttccaaaaacccgctacagtttataggaagctccaatgcagggttcttatctgaccgccatcgcagcaaaatcaaccaaggacctccctacactgaccactcccctactgcccttgcccctttcgggtaaggtagtcttccactagctttcctaattagtcagccaagggcgtcccattaaacccttgtggtggcacgtggttctcaagttaagctctatgttccaattaacattaatgatcttaacatgaacataaatagaataacaagaataattggaacatagatataataaatgattatcccaaaaccatgtaaagcaatagcgaactacccaagtgattcaggggtaaacaaggtaatgagataaacaatctagggtgttctattgggtcccatcaaaattaacctatgcatggataaatgacattaaagaacattattgggtaaaaagtggtcaagggcacaacttgccttcaatgagctcctgctcagctacttcaacctgctgctcaccaggatcctcagtaacgggctcttctactcgccacaatataaacaagcacaggatatagagaaaattaacattacaccaagcatgtaaacaaaatacacagaaatattctacataataaaataaaatcctaggaacaggaatcataatttttggagttatagaatttaagttatggattttcaaaggttttatgtgtttaaaatgggattaagtgggaaataactcttcttactattttcatgataaaacagagacactaagtgatagagaattaaattacaaaaatttagaaagtggaatggagtaatttggagttcatatgcattttctatgaattattgaagtttctgcaataaatttaatactaaaattcattttctaattgattttatgAATATTATCCACTGACTGGACCTCGCATCAATTTCCAGAGAGTGCAGGGGGTCATTGCGCAAAATAATCTAGACACAGCACACTGTGCAGTGGACGGCAGGTTGATTTCACTAAAGTCCGAGGGCTCTTTAGACTAATgtgcccgcgaaggggtacggtttgATCCCGACCGTTGGATCAGACTTGGGCGCGCCAGATTAGATCTGGATTACATCGAACCGGTACGCAGTGAGGACCGCAGGATGAACCATCAACGGCCCAGATTTAATGAACCAGCTACGAGTGTCCACCATTCGATTCCGATCGGACGGTGCATAACCTAAAGCGCGAATGGGTACCTCAGATCTAATCGGGGCCGTTCCTAGTGGATCTGACGGTGCACGGTCCTCCCCCCAACGGAACACCCACGCACGACGGCGCCGCCCCGCACGCTCGGCGGAGCACACCGGCGAGGCTGCAATCGGCCGTTCCCGAGCGCCATATACAAATTGAACCGAGCTACACGTAGAGGAGGACAGCGCAGAGAGTAGGGAGGTGAATTTACCGAGGATTGGGTACACAGTCGGGCTGACCACGACACGAGGCGGCTTGACGGCGTTCCGCCCACTCCGGTGATGAATTGAGGTTGACGTGGACCCGAACCTTGCACGCCGAGTGAGTTTACAGCTCCGCCACCCCGAGATGATTATCCCGCGCCACCCAATTGGCTCCTAATGACGGCGAGACAGCAAATCGACTACGGCGGCGAGCTTCACCCGTGCGGAACCCGGCGACGTTCTCTTTCTCACAACTACGAGTGGCGGTTTCGTGAGGGTCAGGCGGGACTCTGGAGGAGGGGTCGGTCCACATTTGTAGCCGAGACGAGGTGGTCAAGAGTCCGGCTAGAACTACAGAGAGAATAGCGGCATGGCGACTGGTTGTTGCGCCCGAGCGGAGAAGAAAACGCTGACGCGATGGGCCCACAGATCGGTGGCGGGGAAAATGAATGCGCGCGGAGGGAGACAGACAAGCGGGGCCCGCATGACAGCCGAAGCAACCAGCGCGGGGCACGCTAAGGAGGCCTGCACTCGGGGCCCACGTGTCAGAGAGACATCAGAGGCGCGCGCGGTTAGTGGGCTGCGCAGAGGGTTTCCTCTGATGGGCCAAAAATGCAGCCGTGGCCCAGGTAAGTggtctttccctttttcttttgtttttctctCTTAAATTTAGATTTTCCTTTcccttttgaatttcaaattcaacTTTGAATTTCAGTTATAGGTTTGCACATGTATAAAATGtgtcaaattaaatttttggggatGAAGGAAatatttttatgtatatatttatttcctaTGTTTTTTTGTggtatttcttttctttctccacttctaaatcctagattttattttatattctaaattccactttgggACTTTAATGTATTTCTTGTCTCATTATTTCCATGAgtgaatgcacaaacatataaacaccagcatgatgcatgattctagtggcttttatgttattaattatttgtttttacctagggtgtacacatgtgatgatgcacaaaggttaaactgacataaggagaaattgtttctctattattacaaagtgggtgttacaaatcctaccccatttagaaataatctcgtcctcgagatttaagaagatctagggaaaaggtggggaaaatctatacgaagctcttcttctctttcccaagtagcttcatcttctccgtggtgactccattacactttgcacatcttaatcaccttatttcttgtaactcgagttaaagtatccagaatcttgatagggtactcaacataagtcaggtcatcttgaacactaaggtcttccattggtagctgctcctcaggtaccctaaggcacttctttagttgtgacacatggaatacattatgcacatcagatagattatcaggtagctcgagtttataggccatctctccaactcaccTAAAAACTCTGAacagtccaataaagcgaggggacaatttgcccttgccTTTAAATCTCCTCAAGTAGTTGGGCAACAATAACTAAACTAACGTGCTCcttttgactcaaggcatctgcaaccaaattcgccttgcacgggtgatagtgaatttccaaatcataatccttaataagctccaaccaacggtgttgtctaaggttgagatccttctgagtgaatatgtacttcaaactcttatgatctgtgtacacttgacacttagttcccataatgtagtgtctccaaatcttcagtgcatgcacaacggctgccagttctaagtcatgagtggggtagttcaatttgtgttttcgcaactgacgagacgcataggcgatcacctgtccttcttgcatgagcacacatcctaatccttggccacatgcatcacaataaatgtcaaatcccttctgtagatccggcataatcagcactggtggtgacatcaatctcttctttaattgatcgaagctatcttggcacttctcatcccacttaaactctcttcccttctccagaagcgaggtcataggcttagcaatcttagaaaatcctttaataaatctccgataatatcctgcaagtcccaagaaactctgaatctccgtaactatagtgggtatgctccacaccactatctccttagcaggatccactgatatccctccattagaaatgatatgaccaagaaatggcacctcaccaatccaaaacttgcacttgctaaacttggcatagagttaattatctcttagcttctgtagcaccaatctcagatgttcctcatgatcgctatcactcttggaatagataagaatatcgtcgatgaatactacgacaaatttgtccaaatactccataaacaccttgttcatcaagttaataaaataagctggtgcattagttaatccaaacgacataacagtgaactcgtataatccatatcgagtcgagaatgctgtcttgcgaatatccgatggtctaatcctcatttgatggtaacccgatcggagatcaatcttcgagaatacccaagcacctctcatctgatcgaataaatcctcaatacggggtaacagatacttgttcttcatagtaacatcattaagagatctataatccacacacatcctttgtgatccatctttcttctgtacaaatagaaccggcgctccccaaggtgaggaactcggacgaatgtacccagcctcttgcaactctgttaactgtttcttaagctccttcagttcttctacagccatcctgtatggtcgtttagaaataggggcagttccaggtaaaagatcaataacaaactcaacttccctatccggtggcatccctggtaactcctctggaaagacatccggaaaatctctaaccacacagatgttgtcaccaacgaacttcccatctactaagaatgccgctagtcaagTGGcgatagttactgcaattccaacttcaaatctttctcctttggaactggtgagttctatggttcctttagcacagtgcataaactgcctttgcctttcttaaccatgacataccaaggattacatctatagtgctctcttctaacactataggggtagcccatctgggttggaaacatagggtaagaaaggaagaattgtagacgaggcgagtaattacgaatcgtgttactttgggggatttattagctaagcagtttaatgttttatctaccatagctaattcaataccttatagtggtacatgctaagatgcccaactataatgtttcaatcaatcaaagaagcaaatcaagcatttatcatcagaacaatcaaacaacatttttaaatatagaaaatagttttgttttggtcttaggcctcctatctcttaaaaatgtcataggggtagggattccaaggtgtgaaatccatcttgtctcagaatagaaaagataagaatgattagagtagaacagtagaaggtgagacaggatcaagataagtgtagaaagaatcagagtaaggtaagtatagaatgaatcagaataagataagtaggtccatttctatctaggtttcgtcctacagtcaacatttcctttgataccacttctgtcacacccggctttaaggaacaaagcaggtgcatctcatacatgcgccaagaagacaacatatataataacagagtgtatagagataaatgtcacaataatcagagtattattacatagcggaagacttattacaaaataaaataataaacataaaacgaactaaggatcgtcggcgccaatgtcaactaagaaacgccacctagatcagatcatactcctcgccttgtggctcctcctgaaccacctgctcttctcctgtggggggggggggggtgtgagacagcaagggtgagctcacacatgatcatcgctcaacaagttgtggggaataatgtgacatgaactcaccaaaggtgggagctcatggagtgtaaggcttatcaaagagaatggttaaagctgagcattgcttttaatgttggtcaaaattttattagcaattactagatgtaagtaaataccaaaccttaaataaagtaatagaacaaattaataataaacccatgcatatgcaaatgacaaaattgaatttaagttccataatttaatcatcagagagtcctgagctgctcatgaccgtgagctcggctagtataccagttttacactctgcagaggttgtaccctttacccacaagtcatgctacccatctgccaaggggtcgcgaatcccatacacctctacctaggaagcgcggcagggcaacactacgaggcctttacaaagttccactagcttccgaaaacccgctacagtttataggaagctccaatgcagggttcttgtctgaccgccatcgcagcaaaatcaaccaaggacctccctacactgaccactcccctactgcccttgcccctttcgggtaaggtagtcttccactagctttcctaattagtcagccaagggcgtcccattaaacccttgtggtggcacgtggttctcaagttaagctctatgttccaattaacattaatgatcttaacatgaacataaatagaataacaagaataattggaacatagatataataaatgattatcccaaaaccatgtaaagcaatagcgaactacccaagtgattcaggggtaaacaaggtaatgagataaacaatctagggtgtcctattgggtcccatcaaaattaacctatgcatggataaatgacattaaagaacattattgggtaaaaagtggtcaagggcacaacttgccttcaatgagctcctgctcagctacttcaacctgctgctcaccaggatcctcagtaacgggctcttctactcgccacaatacaaacaagcacaggatatagagaaaattaacattacaccaagcatgtaaacaaaatacacagaaatattctacataataaaataaaatcctaggaacaggaatcataatttttggagttatagaatttaagttatggattttcaaaggttttatgtgtttaaaatgggattaagtgggaaataacttttcttactgttttcatgataaaacagagatactaagtgatagagaattaaattacaaaaatttagaaagtggaatggagtaatttggagttcatatgcattttctatgaattattgaagtttctgcaataaatttaatactaaaattcattttctaattgattttatgAATATTATCCACTGACTGGACCTCGCATCAATTACCAGAGAGTGCAGGGGGTCATTGCGCAAAATAATCTAGACACAGCGCACTGtgcagtggacggcgggttgatttcactAAAGTCTGAGGGCTCTTTAGACTAATgtgcccgcgaaggggtacggtttgATCCCGGCCGTTGGATCAGACTTGGGCGCGCCAGATTAGATCTGGATTACATCGAACCGGTATGCAGTGAGGACCGCAGGATGAACCATCAACGGCCCAGATTTAATGAACCAGCTACGAGTGTCCACCATTCGATTCCGATCGGACGGTGCATAACCTAAAGCGCGAATGGGTACCTCAGATCTAATCGGGGCCGTTCCTAGTGGATCTGACGGTGCACGGTCCTCCCCCCAACGGAACACCcacgcacggcggcgccgccccgcaCGCTCGGCAGAGCACGCCGGCGAGGCTGCAATCGGCCGTTCCCGAGCGCCATATACAAATTGAACCGAGCTACACGTAGAGGAGGACAACGCAGAGAGTAGGGAGGTGAATTTACCGAGGATTGGGTACACAGTCGGGCTGACCACGACACGAGGTGGCTTGACGGCGTTCCGCCCACTCCGGTGATGAATTGAGGTTGACGTGGACCCGAACCTTGCACGCCGAGTGAGTTTACAGCTCCGCCACCCCGAGATGATTATCCCACGCCACCCAATTGGCTCCTAATGACGGCGAGACAGCAAATCGACTACGGCGGCGAGCTTCACCCGTGCGGAACCCGGCGGCGTTCTCTTTCTCACAACTACGAGTGGCGGTTTCGCGAGGGTCAGGCGGGACTCTGGAGGAGGGGTCGGTCCACATTTGTAGCCGAGACGAGGTGGTCAAGAGTCCGGCTAGAACTACGGAGAGAATAGCGGCATGGCGACTGGTTGTTGCGCCCGAGCGGAGAAGAAAACGCTGACGCGATGGGCCCACAGATCGGTGGCGGGGAAAATGAACGCGCGCGGAGGGAGACAGACAAGCGGGGCCCGCATGACAGCCGAAGCAACCAGCGCGGGGCACGCTAAGGAGGCCTGCACTCGAGGCCCACATGTTAGAGAGACATCAGAGGCGCACGCGGTTAGTGGGCTGCGCAGAGGGTTTCCTCTGATGGGCCAAAAATGCAGCCGTGGCCCAGGTAAGTggtctttccctttttcttttgtttttctctCTTAAATTTAGATTTTCCTTTcccttttgaatttcaaattcaacTTTGAATTTCAGTTATAGGTTTGCACATGTATAAAATGTGTCAAATTAAATTTTTGTGGATGAAGGAAatatttttatgtatatatttatttcctaTGTTTTTTTGTggtatttcttttctttctccacttctaaatcctagattttattttatattctaaattccactttgggACTTTAATGTATTTCTTGTCTCATTATTTCCATGAgtgaatgcacaaacatataaacaccagcatgatgcatgattctagtggcttttatgttattaattatttgtttttacctagggtgtacacatgtgatgatgcacaaaggttaaactgacataaggagaaattgtttctctattattacaaagtgggtgttacaaatcagaACTGCAGCAGCACCTGCATCGAAGGTACCCATGATCCATTATAGAAGACTGTCCATACTTCTTCATCTAATACACGTGCTTCATCCTGAGActctggcgtccaatcggcaatgaaatctgccagtgTCTGGGATTGGATTGATGACTGATGCATAAAGTCAATGctaaattcattaagctctgcagcccattttccaattcttcttGTTGCTTCCCTATTTCTTATGATGTCTTTCAAATCTTGAGACGAAGGTACaattatgtcatgtgattggaagtAGTGCCGACACTTCCTGGAAGCCATGAAAATTGCATATACTACTTTCTCTATTTCTGTGTAATTTCTCTTGGAGGGACCCAATACTTCTGAGACAAAATAGACTAGCACTTGTTTTCTTAGTTTGCCCTTCTAGCTTCTCTTGGACCAATGTTGCACTAACAACAGAATGAGAGGCAGATATGTACAGAAGAAGTGTagcccctagcgaaggtggagATAAAGTTGTCAACTGGATAAGATATGGTTCAGATCTTCGTAGGTTTTTTCTGAGCTGGTCTCCATTGAaacacttcggctgatttcaataCCTCAaaaatggcaagtttctttctgcagATTTTGAAATAAATCTATTTAGCGATGCGAGCCTGCATGCCAGCCTCTGGGCACCCTTTTTGGATTTTAGCGGTTCCATCCGAAGTATTGCCtctatcttgcttgggttggcctcaaACCCCTTGGTGGATACAAGGcagccaaggaatttccccttgttcactttgaagatacaTTTTTCTAGGTTTAACTTAAGACCTGCCTTCCTaaagttggcaaatgtttcttgcaaatcaatAATGTGATCATCTTGCTTTGTACTTAtgactataatatcatcaacataggtcaagacaTTCCTGCCAATCTGTGTGCTCAGTACCTTTGctatcattctactgaagcttccccaGCATTTTTTAGCCCCCAAGacatccaaagataacaatagGTACCACTTGGGGTAATGAAGCTTGTTTtgggttcatcttccttcttcatctagatttggtGGTATCCTGAAtagcaatctagtagactcataagTTATGAAGTAGAAGTTGCATCTATGAGGGAGTCTATCTTTGGCAAGGAGAATTCATCATTtggacatgccttattgagatctataaagtcaatgcacattctccatttcccatcTGCTTTTTTCACCATCACAGTGTTGGCAAGCCATTCTGCGTAAGTGACTTTCCTGATTACTCCGACACTAATGAGTCTTTTAACTTCTGTTCTTGCACCTTCGACTTTGTCTtatgatattttccgaagcttctgctttcttggtctgatgCTAGGATCTACATTAAGAGAGTGTTCAATGATACTTTTGTTGACTCCACATAAATCATTGGCTGACGAggcaaagacatctttattgttgaataaaaaccttttgAGGTTTCATTCTTGATCTTCGTACAACTGCAATCCAAAAAGTACTTTGTGATGTCAATGATATATATTTTTTGTTTGTTTCGATGGAataacaaaaacaaataaaaaggtagATCTCTGAGCACTTTGTTGAGTGTTACACACGGCAAATAAACTGGCGTGAGGGCCCACTGGagcttcctttgccgagtgcttgcaggcctgacactcggcaaaggctccgtCACCGTCGCTTGGGAACGTCACATCAactttttttgccgagtgttcaACAAAAGTAATCACCAAAGAAGTTGTTGTTGATAAACTGTGCACCAAGCTCTCTTTACCGAGTGTTATCGAGGtgcagacactcgacaaagagctctgTTCCGACAGTGAATATTGTGTCCTCAAGACCTCAACTAACAAACTTTTTTCTAAATCCTAAATTTGTCTAGATGTTTTATGTATGTCTAGAAATAAAATTATCGGGCTATCCTGTTCTGAACATTGAATAATCCAAATAAAATGTAGATAATCCATATTCGACGGGTTTTACTGATTCCATTGAATTATATATATGCACGTAGATATTAAAAGTCTTTCTTCATATTTTAAAAATTCAAATTCGAATTGTGTCGGAGCGGAGGATTACGTGCAGCGTCCTCACCCAGCCCTCCAGATAAGGAACGAGCTCCCTGGACGCAGGCATGGTCGGTCGTCAATCGGCCACGATTCCCAGTCATCACCAATTATTACTGCCTTTCGTCCACAACTACTCATCAATCCGATCGACATGAACCTCGCGTCCGCGGTGCGAGTGTTCTTGTCCTACTACCTGCTGGTCCAACGGTGGATGGGGTCCGAGCAGGGCGGAGGCGTGTTCGATCAGGGGGGCCATAGCGTCAGCCTCACCCGCCTCGACGAAGCAAGGGCGCCGCCGAGGTGCGCCGTGCGGTCGTCCCCGTCCAGCGCGGCCAGCCTGCCGCCGAAGCCGCTGCTCGTCGCCGCGCCGCGCGAGACTGGGGAGTACCCGGTGATCCTGTTCCTACACGGCTACCTCGCCGTCAACTCCTTCTACTCCCAGCTGTTCGAGCACGTCGCCTCCCATGGCTTTATCGTCGTCGGACCTCAGGTAGGTATTAGTGTATGTAAGCAGTAGTTCGGACTTCAGATTCACCAAAGTTAGCTTTAGTTCACATCTGCTCGTCGATCGCGCATGCAGCTGTACACCATATCTGGGGCCGACACCACCGAGGAGATCAACTCAGCGGCGGCCGTCATCGACTGGCTAGCCACCGGGCTGCCGTCAACTCTGCCACTCGGCGTCCGCGCGAACCTAACCAAGGTGTCCATCTCCGGCCACAGTCGCGGCGGGAAGGTGGCGTTCGCGCTGGCGTTGGGCCACGCCAAGGCCAAGCTCGCTGTCCCTCTCGCCGCCGTCGTCGCCGTGGACCCGGTGGACGGCATGGGCGTGGGCAAGCAGACACCGCCGCCGATCCTCACGGGCAGGCACGGCTCGCTGCACGTGGGTGCCCCCGCCATGGTCATCGGCACGGGGCTCGGCGAGCTGCCCCGCGGCTCACTGCTCCCGCCGTGCGCGCCCCGGGGCGTCAGTCACGCGGCCTTCTACGACGAGCTGGACGGCGCGGCGCCAGCGTGCCACCTGGTGGTCAGGGACTACGGGCACACGGACATGATGGACGACGACACGCCGGGCGCCAGGGGGATGCTCACGCGCACCATCTGCAGGAGCGGCGGGGCCAGGGCGCCCATGCGCCGCTTCGTGGCCGGCGCCACCGTCGCGTTCCTCAAGAAATGGGTGGCTGGGGACGCCGCGGCGATGGACAGCATCACGGCGCGGCCGGACCAGGCCCCCGTCGCGCTGTCCGTGGTGGAGTTTGGAGATGAGAAAGCGATAGCTTAGCTGCTAGAGAATATGTGATATCTGCAGGCACTAGCCACTCAGGCAGGTTGGTGACGACGTTGAAATTGCAGATGAAATTAACTAGAGTCTAGAGATGGCACATGGCAGATTGGCAGTGAGTTTCGAAACTAGCTAATTTCCTCTCTCTTGGCAaatcaaataaaaaaataaaaaagtacCTATTCTATAGGATGAACTGAGTATGAAATGGACATTACCTTGATGCGAtgataaataaaaaaaaataGATGGAATAGACATGCATGCTACGACAATACTTGCTTTATCGTCTCTCGGATCGGACGACCGTGTCATCTTTTCATTATAATAGCTTGTTTGGGAGGAAAGGCATTTAAGGGCTGGTTTGCGAAAAAGGAAATTAGAGGTAATCTATGGTTAGGGGTGGTAATTTATTAGGGCTTTAAattatttttagtttaaaaataaataaaaatagagcTCGATTCTAATCTAATCTGATCCTTAAATTTCATAGTCCAAAATTTGGAGCCCATCGTCACTCCTATCTATAGCGAGGAATCTCTAGCATAAAGTTTCCTCTCCCATGAATCCTCTCTAATTCTTTTGTCACCACACCAGCCCTTGAGCTAAAATCTCTCACTATTCAAAATTGAAAGAAAGAGATTTTAGCACTCTTAATCCCCTTCTTCCAAACACGCTCCAAGAGAAAATAGAGTTGCAAACAACCATAATATGATGTTGCTGTCGAGAAAGAAAACAACGAAGATCTAGAAAGGAAGAAACATCGGGCTAGTTTAGAAAGTCAAATCCATTCTAAAGGGATTTGAGttttcaaactagccctaatTGAGAAGTAACGCACTAAGCAAACACCAAGGGCAAAGCTCTAATCCTGAGAAGCTCATTGAGAGTGACGAGAAAAAAAATTGTTTGAATTCTAGAGCCAAAAATTCTTGTATGAATCTATTAGCTTAAAAATTGTCAATCAAATCTTTACTTTGAAAACAGCTAATAAGATTTGGCTAAAGTTGCATGAGCTCTATGACGACACATTCAatatccgtgagcaaaaacattatctagctttaaatgagtataattcttttgcaatgaaaaataatgagcttgttagagacatgtattcccgTTTAGATCTTACTATTGAAGGGCTTAATTGTATTGACATTAATAACCTAAATGATGAGGACATTGTGAGAAAGATCATCTCCTTGCTACCTCAACAAAAAAATAGGAGCATCATCATCATTCTTCATAACTTGGAGGATT
It contains:
- the LOC100191887 gene encoding chlorophyllase-2; translation: MNLASAVRVFLSYYLLVQRWMGSEQGGGVFDQGGHSVSLTRLDEARAPPRCAVRSSPSSAASLPPKPLLVAAPRETGEYPVILFLHGYLAVNSFYSQLFEHVASHGFIVVGPQLYTISGADTTEEINSAAAVIDWLATGLPSTLPLGVRANLTKVSISGHSRGGKVAFALALGHAKAKLAVPLAAVVAVDPVDGMGVGKQTPPPILTGRHGSLHVGAPAMVIGTGLGELPRGSLLPPCAPRGVSHAAFYDELDGAAPACHLVVRDYGHTDMMDDDTPGARGMLTRTICRSGGARAPMRRFVAGATVAFLKKWVAGDAAAMDSITARPDQAPVALSVVEFGDEKAIA